A genomic region of Prevotella scopos JCM 17725 contains the following coding sequences:
- a CDS encoding PepSY domain-containing protein, whose translation MKRKTWRKYHKWIGIIITFFLVMFCLSGIILNHRQSFADINVSRAILPARYSFEQWNNGLLRGTLRYNDADKHNKVIIYGAAGVIQTDSAASKFTEYNQGLPSGADYRQIRGVVKTPKNDIFAASVMGLYKLGKNSQWQPVSLPLQENDELLTDIITHGDTLIVLSRSHLYYAKTPYKTFTCLTLQSPNGYEGKVSLFRQIWLLHSGALFGTIGKLLVDGIGIILILLCVTGIWFWLRHKSTSVLVWHNKIGVYTFYITLFLAITGWALRPPLMILLAKNSTKPLPGTTLSSDNAWNDKLRMIRYDDQKHDWLISTSEGFFSLKTLADKPTAIEYAPPVSVMGQNVWQRINDNTWVVGSFDGLFLWNRDYNEVAPYDDIIAFNPSIPGTAPSEQMITGFSSDFKNKECIATYYLGSSFAKQPEEFKNKPMSLWSLALEVHTGRIYAGALGSFLFIFVAGILIIIVLVSGKKA comes from the coding sequence ATGAAACGCAAAACATGGCGTAAATATCACAAATGGATTGGAATAATCATTACATTCTTTTTGGTAATGTTCTGCTTATCAGGAATAATTCTCAATCATCGCCAATCCTTCGCAGATATCAACGTAAGTCGTGCCATCCTACCAGCGCGCTATTCTTTTGAACAATGGAACAATGGGTTACTGCGTGGAACTCTGCGTTATAATGATGCAGATAAGCATAACAAAGTAATTATCTATGGTGCGGCTGGTGTCATTCAAACGGACTCAGCGGCATCAAAGTTCACAGAATATAACCAAGGACTGCCTTCAGGTGCTGATTATCGCCAGATAAGAGGGGTTGTGAAAACTCCTAAAAATGATATTTTTGCAGCCAGCGTCATGGGGCTTTATAAATTAGGTAAGAACTCACAATGGCAACCGGTGTCTTTACCTCTACAAGAGAATGACGAATTATTGACTGATATCATCACGCATGGTGATACGTTGATTGTGCTTTCTCGTTCCCACCTTTATTATGCCAAGACACCTTACAAGACATTTACTTGTCTTACACTTCAATCCCCTAACGGCTATGAAGGCAAGGTTTCACTCTTCCGTCAAATATGGCTTCTACACAGTGGCGCATTATTCGGAACCATTGGAAAACTACTCGTGGATGGAATCGGTATTATCCTCATCTTACTTTGTGTAACAGGTATATGGTTCTGGCTCCGTCATAAAAGTACATCGGTGCTTGTGTGGCATAATAAAATTGGAGTTTACACCTTCTATATTACACTCTTCCTTGCGATCACTGGCTGGGCCTTACGTCCACCTCTCATGATTTTACTCGCAAAGAATAGTACAAAACCATTGCCGGGCACAACCTTGAGTAGCGACAACGCTTGGAATGACAAACTGAGAATGATACGTTATGATGACCAGAAGCACGATTGGCTCATCTCAACTTCTGAAGGATTTTTCTCACTCAAAACACTTGCTGACAAACCAACAGCTATTGAGTATGCACCCCCTGTAAGCGTCATGGGACAGAACGTATGGCAACGTATAAATGACAACACATGGGTTGTCGGGTCCTTTGATGGTCTTTTCCTTTGGAACAGAGATTATAACGAAGTTGCCCCATACGATGACATAATAGCTTTCAATCCTAGTATTCCTGGTACTGCACCGAGCGAACAAATGATTACGGGCTTTAGTTCTGACTTCAAAAACAAGGAGTGTATAGCAACTTATTACTTAGGTTCATCATTTGCAAAACAACCCGAAGAGTTCAAGAACAAACCAATGTCTCTTTGGAGTCTTGCCTTAGAGGTACACACTGGCCGAATCTATGCAGGAGCATTAGGTTCTTTCCTCTTCATCTTCGTCGCAGGTATCCTCATCATCATCGTCCTCGTGTCAGGTAAGAAAGCGTAG
- a CDS encoding Mrp/NBP35 family ATP-binding protein — protein sequence MTLYPKLITDALEKVIYPGTKKNIIESEMLADTPSINGNKVSFTLIFPRETDPFLKSTIKAAEAQIHYSVGKEVEVTITTEFKNAPRPEVGKLLPQVKNIIAVSSGKGGVGKSTVSANLAIALARLGYKVGLLDTDIFGPSMPKMFGVEDARPYGVEKDGRQLIEPVEKYGVKLLSIGFFVNPDTATLWRGGMATSALKQLIADADWGELDYFILDTPPGTSDIHLTLMQTLAITGAVIVSTPQNVALADARKGIDMYRNDKVNIPILGLVENMAWFTPAELPENKYYIFGKDGCKNLAKELDCPLLAQIPIVQSICENGDKGTPAATQVDTVTGQAFLSLAQSVVTVVNRRNKEQAPTKIVDVKNE from the coding sequence ATGACATTATATCCAAAACTCATTACAGATGCACTGGAGAAAGTAATTTATCCAGGAACAAAGAAGAATATTATTGAAAGTGAGATGTTGGCAGACACACCCAGCATCAATGGTAATAAAGTTAGTTTCACGCTTATTTTCCCACGTGAGACCGATCCTTTTCTCAAATCTACTATAAAGGCCGCTGAGGCCCAGATACACTATTCTGTTGGTAAGGAGGTTGAAGTAACTATCACCACAGAATTTAAGAATGCTCCACGTCCTGAGGTCGGTAAGTTATTGCCACAGGTGAAGAATATCATTGCAGTAAGTTCTGGTAAAGGTGGAGTAGGGAAGAGTACCGTCTCTGCTAATCTTGCTATAGCCTTAGCACGTCTTGGCTATAAGGTTGGTTTGCTGGATACAGATATCTTTGGTCCAAGTATGCCAAAGATGTTTGGTGTTGAGGATGCACGTCCATACGGAGTAGAAAAAGATGGTCGTCAGCTCATCGAACCAGTAGAGAAATATGGTGTAAAGCTACTTTCTATCGGTTTCTTTGTCAACCCAGACACAGCAACGCTTTGGCGTGGTGGTATGGCTACCTCAGCACTCAAGCAACTCATTGCTGATGCAGACTGGGGCGAGTTAGATTACTTTATTCTCGATACTCCTCCTGGTACGAGCGATATTCATCTGACCCTCATGCAGACGCTTGCTATTACAGGTGCGGTGATTGTATCAACGCCACAGAATGTAGCTCTGGCTGATGCACGTAAGGGTATAGACATGTATCGCAATGACAAGGTGAATATTCCAATCCTTGGTTTGGTAGAGAATATGGCATGGTTCACACCAGCTGAACTGCCAGAGAACAAATACTATATCTTTGGAAAAGACGGCTGTAAGAACTTAGCGAAGGAACTCGACTGCCCATTGCTTGCCCAGATTCCTATTGTACAGAGTATTTGTGAGAATGGTGATAAGGGAACTCCAGCAGCAACTCAGGTTGATACGGTTACCGGTCAGGCTTTCCTAAGTCTTGCCCAGAGCGTGGTTACAGTGGTTAATCGTCGTAACAAGGAGCAGGCTCCAACAAAGATAGTTGATGTAAAGAACGAATAA